In Pseudodesulfovibrio sp. JC047, one DNA window encodes the following:
- a CDS encoding co-chaperone GroES: MGLKPLHDRVIVKRKEEEEKTAGGIYIPDSAKEKPQNGVIMAAGPDCKTVKDGDIILFAKYAGSEFSMDGDELVIMREDDILGVFA; encoded by the coding sequence ATGGGTTTGAAACCATTGCATGACCGCGTCATCGTCAAGAGGAAGGAAGAAGAGGAAAAGACCGCCGGGGGCATCTACATCCCTGATTCTGCCAAGGAAAAGCCGCAAAACGGCGTTATCATGGCAGCTGGTCCCGATTGCAAAACCGTCAAGGACGGCGACATCATCTTGTTCGCCAAGTATGCTGGAAGCGAATTCTCCATGGACGGCGACGAGCTGGTCATCATGCGGGAAGACGACATCCTCGGCGTCTTTGCATAA